The following DNA comes from Fusobacterium sp..
TATAAAGAAAAATAAAATAATTTCCATAATAGGCCCTTCTGGTTGTGGAAAATCAACTTTTCTTAAAACTATTAATCGTATGATAAATGATGAAGAAGATTCTAAAGTGGAAGGAGCAATTTTTTTTAATGGAAATAATAGTGCTGATATTGATAAGGAAAAATTAAGAAAAGAAATAGGAATAGTTTTTCAAACTCCATCTCCATTTCCTTTTTCAATATATAAAAATATGACTTATGCACCTATTTATTATGGTATAAAAAATAAAGAAGAACTTGATAAATTGGTAAAAAAGAAATTGGAAGAAGTAGGGCTATATGATGAAGTAAAAAATGATATAAAAAAATCTGCCTTGAAATTGAGTGGAGGACAGCAGCAGAGATTATGTATTGCTAGAAGTCTCAGTGTAGATCCAGAAATATTGCTTTTAGATGAGCCTTGTTCTGCATTGGATATACAAAATACTATGAGGATAGAGGAGCTTCTTCTTAAGCTTGCTGAGAGATATACAATTGTTATAGTTACACACAATCTTTTTCAGGCTAGGAGAATATCTGATTATACAGGTTTTTTCTTAGATGGTCAGTTGATAGAATTTGATACAACAGAAAAAATATTCAATAACCCAGGAGATGAGAGGACTAAAAAATATATTTCAGGTATATTTGGGTAAGCTAAAAATAAAAAACTGTTGACAAATATCAAAACAAATGATTAGATAGTATATAAGGAGGTGTAAATATGGAGAGAATGTTTGAACTGACAGAAAACAAAGCTATGGAACTGGGGAAATTTATAAAAAGTAAAAGAGAGGAACTAGGATATAGTACTAACTATATAGAAACTAATACTGGAATAAATAAGGCAGATTTATCTAGAATTGAAAATGGAAAAAAGAAAAAAATAAACCCAATTTATTTAAAAGAATTATCAAAAATCCTGAAAATAAATCAAATAGAACTATTTAATTTAGCAGGCTTTATAGACGATAAATATCTTAAAAGTAATTTAGACATTAATACAATCAAAGAGATAGAGTTAATGGAAGTTCCATTGTTTGCCAGTGTTTCTGCAGGACTGGGATGTGAAGCTGTTGGAGATCCCATAGATTTTATAATGCTGCCAAAATCTCAAGGAGAAATAATTTCTATAATTGTAAATGGAGATTCAATGGAAGATACAATATATGATGGAGCTATTGTTATAGTAAGAAAAGATATTTTTCCTGAAGTCGGAGAAATTGGAGTTTTTTTGACAAAGGGAACAGAATATCCAGATGGGTTAGTAAAAAGATTAAGGCATAAAAATGGAAAATATGTTTTAGAAAGTGATAATAAAAAATATAAAGATATAGAATTAAAAGATAGTGATATAACAACTTGTGGAAAAGTAATAAATATAATGAATGATACAAATAGAAGATCAAAAGATCCCTTGTTATCTTCTTTAGAGAAGCTTGATATTGAAGAAAGAGCAATGATTGAAAAGCTGATAAAAGGCCTTATAAAAAATAAATAAAAAAATTGTTGACATTTATCAACTGGTAGATTATAATATTTTTATAGATGAACTTTTAAAATTTTTTATCAGCCAAGTTGATAATTGTCAAAGGAAGAGGAATGAAAATTGAATTTTTAGGAATAATGCAGGTGATCTTAATAACATTAAAATTAATTGAAAAAATCAAAATTAGTTGGATAAAAGTTTTTATTCCATTATATATATGGTTTTTTATATTTGTATTTTTAGTGATATTAGAAATTATCAAAAATAGCAGAGATTAATTCAGCTTGTTGGATTCTACTAAAGGAGCAAAATATGAAAAAATATTATCGCTGTACCAAGTGTAATAAATTTTTAGGAGAAATAAAAGATATAGGTGATATCTCATTAAATGGAAAAATAATTATTAAAGATGAGGAAATAATAATAAAATGTTCCTGTGGAGAAATAACAAAAATAGCAGTTGATTTTAAAGCAGTTAAAAAGAATATTAATAAGATTCGCAGTTGAAAGGGTCAGAGTATTTGTATAGGTTATCTATATAAAACTTTGGCCCTTTTTATTATAAAAAAAGGAGGAGAAAAATGATAAGAGGAACAACACCATCAATAGTTTTTTCAACAGATTTAAATACAGAAGATATTTTTGAATGTCATTTGATTATAAAAAGTAAAAATGCAGAACTTATTAAAAAAAAATCAAGTATGAAGTTTAAAGATAATTGTATTATATGTGATTTAACTAAAGAAGACACTTTATTATTTCAACAAAATGGAGATGGGAAAGAACGAATACCTAAACCAGAAGCTGTTTTTTTCCAGCTATATGTCACTTTGAAAGATGGAACTGTATGTGCAACTAAAATAATGAAAAGTGTTGTAAATGCACTATTGGAGGTAGAAGAATGACAGAAGAATTAAAAGATTTGATTGAGGCAAAGTTTAATATTGTGTATTTAGCTGATGAAGGTGAAGGAAAAGATAAAAATTTTATTTTTGAACAAAGTACTCCATCAAAAACTTGGTTAATAAAACACTCTTTAAATAAATATCCAAGTTTAATACTTTTTGACAATGAAGGGAACTTCATGATGTCAGAAATTAAATACATTAATACAGAAGAAATAATTATTAATTTTAACAGTGAAGTGGCAGGAAGGGCAATTTTAAATTAAAAGAGGTGAACTAATGGCAGTAATAAAAATATTATCAGATATTGATTTAAAAGAAGGACAGCTTTTAAATACAAGAATTGAAAATTTATCAACAGACCCTATAGTTAATGTTCCAGGAAAATTATATTACAATACAGAATTAAAAAACATTAAAGTTGGGGATGGAAATAATTGGAAAATTTTAGGAGAAGGCAGTGAAACTTCTGGAATTAAAAAATATAAACAAAATATAGGTGATGGTACAAATAATTATTTTTTAATAAATCATAATCTATCAACAGAAGATATATCAATATCTATTTTTGAGGGAAAAGAATTAGTTATTTGTGATGTTGAAATAAGAGATTTAAATAACATTATTGTAAGAACAGCAGATATTCCAGAAGAGAATTCATTAAAAGTTGTTGTTATTGGATAAAAGGAGAGAAAATTATGACACTAGGAGAAATGAGTGAAAGACTTCAAAAAGCCTTCATAGAAGAATTTAAAACAAGAGAAATTGCTGAAAATAATCTTTCTGTTTATGAAGCTGAAGGGGAAATAATAGTTGGAATAAACAATTTAAAAATACCAGAGGATATATCATTGAAAGAGATGGAGGTGATGAAAGAATTGTATGCAGAATATAAGATTTACACATGTATAGGGCATGAAGTTCTAGCTCAGATAAAACAAAATGATTTTTATAGAGTTATAGAAAGCTTAAAAAAAAGAAAAATTGAATTGAGAGAGTAAAGGAGGTGATTAAAATCAATGACTAAAGCAATAATTAATCCTTATGATTTGTTATATAAAGTTGAAGGATTATTAAAAAATTATTTTGAGTATGATATTGAGATTGGTTTTTTTAAAACAGAGAATCTGATGGAAAAATTTACAACAAATAAAATAGTAATAGAACCACTATCAGATTATGTGGAAAGTGAAGGACTCAGCCCAGCTTTTCAAGTTAAAAATGTGGACTTTATGTATAATGTTCATTTAATAATTAAATCTAAAGCTGGAGATGAAGCTTTTAAAAAATTCTTATCTGAAAGACAGAAAATATTAGAAGTTCTATATAATGATGAATTAATAGGACTTGATACAAGAATACTTTCTCAAAGTATAAAAACTAATTTTAATACTGAAATATCCAAAAAGGTCATGTATGACATTTGGATCTGCACATTTGAAATCACAGCTAAATTAAGAAACAGGAGGAAATAATGAATTTAAAACTTTTAATTGGAGAACAACTTGATGAAAAAACTATGGCAACATCTTTTACAGCTTA
Coding sequences within:
- the pstB gene encoding phosphate ABC transporter ATP-binding protein PstB, translated to MENILEIKNLFVYYGEKEILKNINMSIKKNKIISIIGPSGCGKSTFLKTINRMINDEEDSKVEGAIFFNGNNSADIDKEKLRKEIGIVFQTPSPFPFSIYKNMTYAPIYYGIKNKEELDKLVKKKLEEVGLYDEVKNDIKKSALKLSGGQQQRLCIARSLSVDPEILLLDEPCSALDIQNTMRIEELLLKLAERYTIVIVTHNLFQARRISDYTGFFLDGQLIEFDTTEKIFNNPGDERTKKYISGIFG
- a CDS encoding LexA family protein, which produces MERMFELTENKAMELGKFIKSKREELGYSTNYIETNTGINKADLSRIENGKKKKINPIYLKELSKILKINQIELFNLAGFIDDKYLKSNLDINTIKEIELMEVPLFASVSAGLGCEAVGDPIDFIMLPKSQGEIISIIVNGDSMEDTIYDGAIVIVRKDIFPEVGEIGVFLTKGTEYPDGLVKRLRHKNGKYVLESDNKKYKDIELKDSDITTCGKVINIMNDTNRRSKDPLLSSLEKLDIEERAMIEKLIKGLIKNK